tgggatcacaaattctctagccccacaatagcccctcaaaatcctgctatccggctcctcggacggagaggagggttttgatgacattaGGCCTCTGTCATGacttgtcaatccttgtcatctatcaGTACCAGAGCCTCttcgtctgcccgagacacgttcctaGCGCCTTGGTAGTGAAGCGCGTCCTCATTAAATGTAGGCGGCTCTGTGCTCCCCACGTTCAATGATGCGATGGTAATCTAATGGCGGAGATTTCCTTatctttatgggcgggaaaatccGCACAGTTACTTTTAATGGGAGGTATAAATAATCTTTAGaactgatttgtctcttcactttCGCACTTAAGAGTTCTGGCGCACATATCCTGGGTTCAGTCAAACTTCCATCCAAACTCAAGTCTCTCTCCAGCATAAAAAGCTTGTCCAAGGAGCTTTTCCTCCTTTCTGTAAGTTTTCTACTCTCACTAGCTTGTGTTTTCTCTCTTCTGGGTTTATCtttctcttgttcctctccttctcccgtCATCCCCTGAGTCTATTTAGCAGTTTCTAGAGAtgggtaaattaaaaaagttggttgagaccgaagaggcgatggaaaagttcatcgtTGACTATAGGATACCTCCTAATGTGGGTTTGAGGTACTGCAAGGAGGGGGAGTGGCATCTTAAGAGAAGAACGGGCGAGGTGGTAATTCCCTTTCTCGCCTTTATAGAAGGGGGtgtgagaatccccatggggccggtaatgagggattaccttaggcatttccgatTAGCTCCCACCTAGTGCGCTGCTAATGTGTTTAGGATCCTGGGTTGTATGGACGCCTTAAACGAAAAAATGGGGCTAAGACTAACCTATCATGACgtaaactggtgctataacctccaacATTTGAGGGGtaaatcctactacatgaagacgagagacgatAGGGTTCGGCTAATCTAGTGCCTCCCCGAGTCCAGCAAAGGATTGAACAAGGACTTTCTTATTGTATCTAGGGAGTGGCACGATGGCCTTCCTTGCCCAACtgtggagggagaaccaggtggggtgtAGAGAGTAGGAGGGGGCTAATCTTTTGTGCCGTCGTAATTTGTGTGGTTCGGTAACTAACTATGAACAGGCCTTCTTTTTGCAGATCCACATGCCTTTCACCGACACTTTCATCTGACTAACCGGGAGGATTTGGAAACCGTTCTCAAGGTGGCGGTTTTTATAAACGAAAAGGACAACCAAGTCAGAGCtgctcacaaaatcttagggtacgaTCCTATCCAAAAGGCCCCAAAGCACGTGATCAGAGCTAACGATCATCGGCTTCATAAAATCACTGTAGCCGAGCACAGGTTTTTGATCTCTGAAGGATCCCCTGTCCCGGAGGGCATCCCGTTGGCGGGCTCTTCTCCGTCCCACCAAGCAGTGGAGGACGAGGGTGATTTGGGTTTATCCGAAGAGGGGTTCGGTGTATTTGACCAAGCTGAtccatccgaggatccttcCGGTGACTGGGTGACCCTGACTTGTCCGTGGCGGAACTATTGTCAGTGGGAACATCTTCTCGGGAGGAGATGGGTTTTAAGAAAAAGCCCCCGACCAGCTTGTTCGACCTGCTTGAGGGCTAGCCGGGGAAGGGTGTGCAGGGAAGGTCGCAATCCAGTGCTCCAACTCCCCCACTACAGCCCCAACCTATCCAGACTAGGTCTTCTCCTTCCCGATCGCAGTCACAATCTCCCCGACCCAAACTTCCTGCCCCTCCCCAATCTACTCTGCCTCCTCGGCCTAAGCCCACCGACccaaagaggaagaggagttCTAAGGGTAAAGAGCCAATGGACGGGGGGAAATCTCGCTCCTCTTGAGAGAAGGACGAAGCCCCGCAAGCTCAAAAACAATTAAAGATTGGGCATCAAGGCCAGGGGAAAGGGGTCGATGCCCAATCCGCGCCCAATgcttggcttcctgccccaatgctccacGAGGAGCCTCTGATGGAAGATGCATCCATGAGGAGCTTTCAAGATGGCGAAGGCGCTTATGTGGCTAACGCGTTGGAGAGGACCCTGCTGCTCCCTACTGACATGAACGAGTTGAAGAATATGAGGATGCAAAAGGTTTTCCTCAGCATAAAGAGGTACCTAGGTATGGTAAGGCTCCTAATACCTATGACTCCGTCGACTTTTGCTCCTAGATTTTCATTCATAATGTGTTTGTTTCAAATGGCAGGCCgtccaggccacctataggcTGGAGAATGAGGCTAAGGGGCAGAGTAAGTCCATAAAACTTGAGCATAATAAGCGTATAGAGGTTGCGCGAACCCTTAAAAATTCCGAGGCTGACCTCGTGAGGGCCAAGGAGGACTTAAAGGAGATGACCAAGGTCAGGGATAGTGCTGAGGCAGGCTTGGACGGTGCCCAAAAACAAGCCGAGGACCAGACAAGGCGCTTGCTTGCTGCTGAGGAGCAATTGGTGATCGCCAAGGAGTAGATCGgtgatttaaagaagaaactgacCAAGGTAGAGAGGGCTAAGGGCATCATGGAATGGGCCAGGGACGAAGCCGTAAGGGCCAAGACAGAGGCTGAGTTCGCCAAGACGGAGGCCGAGACCTCCAAGGACAAAGCCGAGGAGGAGGCTTACGATGCGGGGGTGGCTGATACCCAGGCCATCCTTAAAGCTCAAATCCCTGGTGTATGCAGGctatactgctcccaggtttggaaTGAAGCTCTTAAACGAGCTGGGGTGGAGGCTTCGTCCGACCTGTGGAAGGCGAAGAAGGTGTACTATCCTCCATCCATCTGTGAGATCGCCTCCGCCAGCTCCGAGGCTGTGAGCGCTCCACAGGAGGTTGAGGCTGCTCAGCTGGAAGCTGCTCAGTTCGTTCTCACTCCTGACGAGCCAACTAAGGGAGGAGAGCTTCATGGGGCGACAGAAACACCTAGAGGTTTGAATCCTGAGGTGCCCTAGGAGGCTGCTAAGTCCACAGTTAGTGCTCAGGTCTCTGATGCCGAGGAGCCGGCCCTCTTGGTTCAGCCCCTTCAGGCCATTCCCCTTGCTGATGTCTTCGAGGGCCTTGAAGGTAACCCTGCTTAGCCTCCCCAGGAAGGGGACATCTCCCAGGGTCTTAAGGTCAATCCTGCTCAACCTCCCCAGGAAGGGGGTGTCTCTTAGGGTCCTGAGGCTAATCCTGCTCAGCCTTCCCAGGAAGTggccaaaacaaaattgaagaagtagGAGCCCTAGccaacttttgtatttgtttttagtttagcTGTTAATcagtttcccttttgttttgaggaccttggaatttgcttgtaattaaaCTCTTTGACCATATGTATGAaattcctttcttcctttttcctttaaattataCGTTTGTTGCCTTTGCCGATATTTACTATTGCTACGAATCTCATGGTTTTTGAATTAgttatcttaacatgtatgaatggTTGTGCATATGATATGTTTGGAATTACATCCCAGAATTCTAACTTACCCGTGCCCATAGGACGCTGAGTTTGCATCTACACATACTTCTAGGGAGCTAAGTGCATTACCCGAGGTGCCGAGCGTGTTTTTAGGCTATGTctggtacttagattttcttggagtatctagtttccccataggcttaaacccgaggaccatgcaagaccttggttctgtctagcacttagattttcttggagtgtctagtttccccgtaggcttgagtccgaggaccgtgcaagaccttggttctgtctagcacttagattttcttggagtgtctagtttcccggtaggcttgagtccgagaaccgtgcaagactttggttctgtctagcacttagattttcttggagtgtctagtttccccgtaggcttgagtccaaggaccgtgcaagaccttggttctgtctagcacttagattttcttggagtgtctagtttccccataggcttgaatccgaggaccatgcaagaccttgattctatctagcacttagattttcttggagtgtctagttttcccataggcttgagtccgaagaccatgcaagaccttggttctgtctagcacttagacgGTTGTCAGGATGCGAGACATACAATCGTAATAGACTTAAAATTTGAACTGGGGAAATGttcttattaataataataccttctcaggttatttacattccatggacgaGGTACAACTctttcatctaagtcttctaggtAAAAAGCTCCTATTCCTGCGACTGAAGTAATTCGGTATGGcccttcccaattgggtcccagcTTTCCCCAGGACGGATTCTTCGCAGCACCTACAACTTTCCTCAGCACTAAGTCTCTTGGTGCTAGCGGCCTGAGCTTCATGTTGGCAACATAACTCTGTTTGAGCTTCTGGTGGTAATAGGCTAAATGGATCGTTGGCTTTTCTCTTCATTTGTCGATTAGGTCCAAGTTCTTCCCCAGTAGTTCATCGTTACTGTCCGGGGTGAAGGATTTCGTCCTCAGTATTGGGAAATTTGCCTCTAGGGGGATAACAGCCTCGACCCCATAGGTCAGGGCAAAAGGTGTCTCCCCTGTGGACCGTTGTGGAGCagtccgataagtccataagacgtgcggcagctcttctacccatcttcctttAGCGTCGTCCAGTCTCCTCTTAAGCCCATTAACTATGACCTTGTTGACGGCCTTGGCTTGACCGTTTCCTTGAGGATAAGCTGGAGTTGAGTATCTATTAGTGATCCCCAGTTCGCAACAGTATTTTCTGAAGGCCTTACTATCAAACTGGAGTCCATTATCTGAAATGAGGGTGCGAGGGACCCCGAATCATGTGACGATgtttctccagatgaatttcttaGCATCCATGTCCCTGATGTTGGCCAGGGGCTCGACTTcgacccacttggtgaagtaatccgtGCCGACCAGTAGATACCTCTTATTTCCCACTACCTTCGGGAAAGGTCCcacaatatccaagccccactgggcgaacggccatgggctgGATAAAGGGTTGAGGATCCCGCCCGGTTGATGAATATTTGGGGCgaacctttggcactggtcACACTTCTTAACGTACTCGAGGGCTTCCCTCTGCATTCCCGGCCATCAATATCCTTGAGTAATGGCCCGGTGGGATAgggatcttcctcctgtgtgactCCCGCAGATCCCTTCGTGCAGCTCCTTGAGCAGTAGCTTTGATGCCTCAGGGTGGACACACAGTAAATATGGTCCGGAGTATGAACGTTTGTACAGTATGTGGTCCTTGGACAACCGAAACCGGGGAGCTTTTCTTCGTATTTTTTCCGCCTCCAACTTTTCCTCGGGCAAGATGTCGTCTTTGAGGTACCTCAccatagggtccatccagctagggcCCGACCTGACTTCGTGAACAGGGACCATGCCTTTCGCTCCTTCATTCATTCTATCCAGATGCTCGACAAGAATAATTCGAGGCAAATCCCCTACCAAGGATGTGGCAAGCGTGGCCAGTGAGTCCGCATAAGTGTTTCCACTTCTGGAGACGTGCGATAGGTTGAAGAGATCGAAGCCCAACTGCAGGCGTTTGACCCGACTTAGGTACTCCTGCATCCTCACATCTCTGGCCTCTAATTCCCCCTTTACTTGGCCCACTACCAGTCTTGAGTCCGAGATCATCTCCACGGCCTTTCCCCCCATTTTCTGTACCATGGTGATTCCTTGTAGCAGGGCTTCGTACTCAGTTTCGTTGTTCGTGGCCGGAAACCCAAGTCTGAAGGACTTCTCTATGATGGTTTGCTCGGGAGATATTAGGACTAGCCCCACTTCGGATCCCCTTTGATTTGCTGCTCCATCAACGTACACCTTCCAACGTAGGGGTCCTGGTGCAGAGATTActccaaccgattttccatccatgttctgCTCCTTTGCTACTACTCCCACTGGTGGTTCAGCAAATTCGGCCATTAAGTCAGCCAGGACTTGGCCCTTTATAGAGGTCCAGGGCATGTATTTAATGTCAAAAGCCCCCAGAACCGTGTTCCATACGGCGATCCTTCCAGTGTAATCCGCGGTTCGCAGTACAGACTTCAAGGGTAGTTGGGTTAGGACAACCACCGTGTGGgcttggaagtaatggggaagCTTCCGCGTGGCGTGGACTACAGCCAGCATGGCCTTCTCCAAGGGTAGGAATCTGACCTCAGCTTCATGCAGTGACTTACTCACGTAATAGACCGGCTTTTGGATGCCCTTGTCATCCCATATTAGTACCAAGCTCACAGCATGAGGGGCCACAGCAATATATGCGTACAAGACTTCATcggcctcagggctggacatgataggtggttGGGATAGGTACTTCTTGAGTTGCTGGAAGGCCACAACACAGTCCTCGAACCACtcaaaccccttccacttgttAATCAAGAGATAAAACGGTCTACATCTGTCCGTCGATCTGGAAATGAATCGGTTGAGGATTGCGATCATCCCTGTGAGCTTTTAGACCTCCTTTGTGTTTCGTGGTGGTTTCAGGTCGTTTATAGCCTTGATCTGGTCAGGGTTAACCTCGATTCCCCTATGAGTAACCATGTAGCCCATAAATTTGCCTGATCCCACGCCAaatgagcatttggaagcatttaGACGCAGCTTGTGCTTCCTTAAGATGCCAAAGGTGCTGCCGAGGTCCCCTAAATGTTCGGACACCGctttactcttcaccaccatgtcatcgaCGTAGATTTCGATGTTCTTGCCCAATTGTGGatcaaacattttcgtcattATTCGTTGATAAGTGGATCCTGCATTCTTCAGACCAAACGGCATTACCTTGTAGTGGTAGTTCCCAGTGGGTGTCACGAAAGCcgttttctcctgatcctcCAGTGCTAGCAGTATTTGATGATAGTCTTGAAAGGcgtccaagaagctcatccgaggatggcctgCTATCGCATCGACTAGCTGGTCTATCTGAGGCATTGGGAAGGGGTCCTTAGGGCATGCCTTATTTAGGTTTGTGAAGTCCACGCAAACTCGCCACTTCccacttttcttcttgaccaccACAATGTTGGCCAACTATTCGgggtaaaaaacttctttgatagcccctgcacGCTTAAGCTTCGCCACCTCGTCTCTAATCGCATCTGCGTGCTCTCTTGATGGGCGACGAGGCGGCTGCTTCTTGGGAATGATGGACGGGTTGACATTGAGATGGTGACAGTTGAAGGCCGGGTCGTTCCCGAGAGCATTGCAGGCGTCCTAGGCAAACACATCGATGTTCCTTTTGAGGAACTCAATCAATTCCTCCTTCTCCTGAAGAGGCAGCTGAGCCCCTACCCaaaagaacttctccggatcGCCGCCAATAACCACTTCTTCCAAGTCTTCGCATTTCGCCTCGTTGGTGGCCGCGTTAGGGGGCGAAGCCGGGACCTCTGATTGCTATAAGCTTCTTTCAGCAGAGGCCGATGACTCTGCATCGAGCCGATGGGAGACAGTAGCCACCACACAATGCCTTGCCATGGACTGGCTCCCACGGATTTCGCGGACTTGGTCCCCCGACGAGAATTTGAACTTCTGATGCAAGGAGGAGGCGACAACTCCTAGTGTGTGGAGTCGGGGTCTGCCGACGATGGCCGTATAGGGAGAGTAGGTGTCCACCGCGATAAAGTTTACTTCCACCGTCTTTGGGCCGGTCTAGATGGGTAGCCTAATCATGCCCTTTGGGACAACGAGCTTTCTATCGAAGGTCATCAAAGGGGAGCTATAAGGCGTTAGATCCTCCGATTTTAATCCCAGCCCCTTGTAGAGATCGGGGTACATGACCTCGGCAACGCTGCCACCATCCACCATCAACATTTTCACATCGTAACCCCCGATTCTGAGAGTGATCACCAGCGCATCGTCATGGGGCTGGATGGTACCGTCCATATCTTCTTCTGAAAAGCTTAAGGCCAAGTGAAAATTCCTTATGGCCCTTTTCGGCTCTGGCTGGGACTCCCTGGCAGGTAGCTGGGACATAGATAGTACTCGAGAAGGGCACGCGCCTGTTCTTCCTAGCGCAGCTAGGATTACACTGATCGTCCCTAGGGGCGACTTTAGGGCAGCGTCTCTCTGGGGTTCCTGATGGGTCTGACCTTGATgaccactggaatgatgcaagagATGCTTCAGCTTTCCTTCTCTAACAAGCTGGTCTAGGTGGTTCCAAAAGTTCCTGCAATCCTCCGTGGTATGCTCGTGGTCctggtggtattggcaatagAAGTTCTGATTGCGCCTCGTGGACTCTCTggccatcttatttggccatcTAAAGTATGGCTCGCCCTTGATCTTCTCCAACACCCGGTGTACTGGTTCTCAGAATACAGCATTAACAGTTTGCGTGTTGGTTACTCCGGATTGCCCTATGAAATCTCTCCTCGGGCGGTTGTTGTTGTATCGGtctgacctgaaatccctcctctcctgggggataaccttctcttttcctttacCCTGCAGCTGGTCTTCCTCTACTCGTTTATATTTGTCAATCCGGTCCATCAACTGGTGCACGCTGGTGGCAGGTTTGCCTGTCAATGACTTCCTCAAGCCGTGCTCGGCCGGGAGGCTACTTTTGAAGGTGCTAATGGCGACTTCGTCAAAATCTCCTTCCAGTTCGTTGAACATTTCCCAATAACGGTCCGAGTAGGCTTTTTGAGTTTCTCCATCATACATGGACAACGATAATAACGCACTTAAGGGCCAAGGGGCTTTGCTGTTCATAATGAAACGGGAGCCAAAGGCTTGGGTTAGCTGCCTATATGAATCTATAGAATTCGTCTTTAggccattgaaccatctcatcgccacatgtcccaagctggatgggaaaACCTTGCACATTAGCGCCTCGTCCCTAGAATGGACAGTCATcctttggttaaactggctcaTGTGCTCCACGAGGTCTGTTTTGTCGTTGTAAAGGGTGAAGGTCGGCTGCTGGAATTGTCGAGGAAGCGTAGCCCCTTCTATGCGGCGCGTGAAGGGGGATTTGGAGAGCTGGTCCAGTGCCTT
The DNA window shown above is from Quercus lobata isolate SW786 chromosome 7, ValleyOak3.0 Primary Assembly, whole genome shotgun sequence and carries:
- the LOC115952080 gene encoding uncharacterized protein LOC115952080; the protein is MIAILNRFISRSTDRCRPFYLLINKWKGFEWFEDCVVAFQQLKKYLSQPPIMSSPEADEVLYAYIAVAPHAVSLVLIWDDKGIQKPVYYVSKSLHEAEVRFLPLEKAMLAVVHATRKLPHYFQAHTVVVLTQLPLKSVLRTADYTGRIAVWNTVLGAFDIKYMPWTSIKGQVLADLMAEFAEPPVGVVAKEQNMDGKSVGVISAPGPLRWKVYVDGAANQRGSEVGLVLISPEQTIIEKSFRLGFPATNNETEYEALLQGITMVQKMGGKAVEMISDSRLVVGQVKGELEARDVRMQEYLSRVKRLQLGFDLFNLSHVSRSGNTYADSLATLATSLVGDLPRIILVEHLDRMNEGAKGMVPVHEVRSGPSWMDPMVRYLKDDILPEEKLEAEKIRRKAPRFRLSKDHILYKRSYSGPYLLCVHPEASKLLLKELHEGICGSHTGGRSLSHRAITQGY
- the LOC115952081 gene encoding uncharacterized protein LOC115952081 codes for the protein MQQEIEDLKMKLYHAQQRPSHSRHDIPFDDESDDDYRQRSRTPSSETFSHEEEHFRRRERKSPSPRGSGNDAMSKALDQLSKSPFTRRIEGATLPRQFQQPTFTLYNDKTDLVEHMSQFNQRMTVHSRDEALMCKVFPSSLGHVAMRWFNGLKTNSIDSYRQLTQAFGSRFIMNSKAPWPLSALLSLSMYDGETQKAYSDRYWEMFNELEGDFDEVAISTFKSSLPAEHGLRKSLTGKPATSVHQLMDRIDKYKRVEEDQLQVHRVLEKIKGEPYFRWPNKMARESTRRNQNFYCQYHQDHEHTTEDCRNFWNHLDQLVREGKLKHLLHHSSGHQGQTHQEPQRDAALKSPLGTISVILAALGRTGACPSRVLSMSQLPARESQPEPKRAIRNFHLALSFSEEDMDGTIQPHDDALVITLRIGGYDVKMLMVDGGSVAEVMYPDLYKGLGLKSEDLTPYSSPLMTFDRKLVVPKGMIRLPI